One Vibrio penaeicida DNA segment encodes these proteins:
- a CDS encoding pilus assembly protein CpaB, whose translation MSKPVLFILLSALLFLGLFYSKDILFASEAPVIPASTQEATVNVLTLVEPVEKGVQYSLANVEWVEMTETKAQQNGLLVQGSKIPKSSLFRAQLSKGTLLKRSQLSFPGDDDYISFTLAKDHVPYYYETDGKSVLDAIGTYSGDKVSFISTTNSYSNIHEAEFKDVGNLISEVLIHDAKVIQVTDTGESSSEQGRQVKAKRLVIELSIRQVMKLDIAKQIGQISIVPSNMTNQFLSVRSVDLLEKQHGVRELRAGSE comes from the coding sequence ATGAGTAAACCTGTTCTCTTTATCTTACTTTCTGCGTTGTTATTTCTAGGGCTGTTTTATTCCAAAGATATTTTATTTGCTAGTGAAGCCCCAGTAATACCCGCTTCAACACAAGAAGCGACGGTTAACGTTCTGACTTTAGTTGAGCCTGTAGAAAAAGGGGTTCAATACAGCTTGGCCAATGTGGAATGGGTTGAGATGACAGAAACAAAAGCGCAGCAAAATGGCTTGCTGGTTCAAGGCAGCAAGATTCCAAAAAGTAGTCTTTTTAGAGCTCAACTTAGCAAAGGAACACTGCTTAAAAGATCTCAGCTATCGTTCCCTGGTGACGATGATTACATCAGCTTTACTTTGGCGAAAGATCACGTGCCTTACTACTACGAAACCGATGGGAAAAGTGTGCTAGATGCCATTGGCACCTATTCGGGTGACAAAGTCAGCTTCATCTCCACCACCAATTCCTATTCGAATATTCATGAAGCGGAATTTAAAGATGTGGGCAACCTGATTTCTGAAGTTCTGATTCATGACGCTAAGGTTATCCAAGTCACCGATACAGGCGAATCCAGCAGCGAGCAGGGGCGTCAAGTTAAAGCAAAACGCTTGGTGATTGAGTTGAGTATTCGTCAGGTAATGAAATTGGATATCGCTAAGCAAATTGGGCAGATCAGTATTGTGCCCTCCAACATGACCAATCAGTTTCTTTCCGTACGCAGCGTTGACTTACTTGAAAAACAACATGGGGTCAGAGAACTCAGAGCAGGCAGTGAATAA
- a CDS encoding Flp family type IVb pilin — protein MLNTITNLLAKFQQDERGVTAVEYAIIAVVISGIILAAFNSGLGDAIRSAIENVTSNIEQVTPSGGNGGGTGSNG, from the coding sequence ATGTTAAACACAATTACAAACCTATTGGCTAAATTCCAACAAGACGAGCGCGGTGTAACTGCAGTTGAATATGCAATCATTGCTGTTGTTATTTCGGGCATTATTTTGGCGGCATTTAACAGTGGTTTAGGTGATGCCATTAGAAGTGCGATTGAAAATGTTACTTCAAATATAGAGCAAGTTACCCCTTCTGGTGGTAATGGTGGCGGTACTGGCAGCAACGGTTAA